The Anopheles maculipalpis chromosome 3RL, idAnoMacuDA_375_x, whole genome shotgun sequence genomic sequence TTGCgcttgttgtttttcattccatttcccCGGATGTGGGTGTCGGGCAGCGAAAAAACTCCCCCCCAAAATAGCGGAACCGTGCTCGGAGTACCTCGGAGTCATATCTCACTCGacgaaaatatgcaaaaaagcaCCCAAAAACTACCCCTGAAATGGTGAGGccacgacgatgatgataggGGGAGAGCCAAAAACTCCACAACTGCTTTGCTAGCCACTTTCTTCTACCGATCGGCCCACGTCAGGTCTTTCATTAGTGCATTCTCAGTCAGTCACGCATACCTACGCGGTGCAAGGGATTGCTTTTTTATGGGGGAGGGAgggtttggtttatttttaagcatgtatgggtgagcagcagcagcagtaaaatCGCGACCTTCTGGGCGTGAGAGggtttggaaaagaaaaccccctaGGTACAGAAGGTACGAAGAAGCAGAGCGATCGGGAAGCCATTCAAGAGGTATCGCTCGTTTTAGTGTTggtttttacattttcaaacgTCAATATACTGCACCATTTCGTTAGCATCCGACCAGCGCATAAATAATGCTTTCTGCTGAGCTGAGTTGCCACAATGAAGCGGAAAAATCACGCCTTGATCTCGTCTGTGCAGTTTGATGATCTTTGCATGGGCGTACGATCGCTCTTTGATGATAATTGTTTTTctggtaaatattttacatatgCACACTGCAGAGCGATTCCCTAGCAACAGCAGGATAGCACATGAAACATAGCACAACAACACATAGCCAACTTCTAACGGCTACTTTGATAATTCGCAGACTTTGGATAGCATGTCAGATGTCCAACAAATGTTGTACTCAAGTTGTGTAAGCaagtttttattaaataaattgtagAGAATAAAGTCTAACCTCACTTATTTTGCGGAGCACGCTCTACGCACATTGCGATCCATCATCGTTGTACATCGTCAACCCCCCAAAAACAGACCCCCAGAGTGCGTACTCACGCGAAGGCAGGCGGCACAGCACAGAAGGAGGTTTCACATTGGTTCTGTTCGCATTCGCGAAAGGAAACGAGGTCAAAGTCAGTTTTTAATGCGCCAAGCTTAGCCAAGGCAAACCCGCCAACAGCAACACACGGCAAGTCCCCCTCTGATCCGAAAAGTCGAACAAGAGAGATAGAGACGCTAATAATCAGCAGTTCCTGACAGCTTGGAATCTGGGCGGTGAGTGAAGGACAGGATGTGCCCGCTTCACGTGCCTCATATCATACAACGGAGTATTGCAAACATTATTTGAACGAATAAAAATGAGTTTTACGTTTATTCATTTTCCCTGCCAACAGTCGGTTAGAACTCACAATTGAGAGCTTCTTGAAAAGAGAATCTATAGCGGTTTTTAGTCACCAAATTATTTAGTATGACGACTTCAAAGATCATGAACAACATATCTGTATCTGTGCAAAGGCACCAGCACCGGTCGAATCGATAAACCCAGCCGTCGTATTTAAAACGAAACTATTGGTGACTCGCTTTGTTACTTCTGATTTCTCTGTTACAGTTCCGTGTCTTCGTGACACGGATGATATGAAGAAAATATTGGAGAAAGTTACTTTTACGGCCAGCTTGAGGACCTTCTTGGCAAAAAAGGGTCTCGATCGTAGCTCGATCACTTAAATTTCTAGCCATGATATAACTTACAACATTCGTAGTACAAGAATTCCATTTCTGAAACAAGAGCCCTCCTTCGTCGAGAACCTCAGAAGGATCTTTGAAGCTGTAGGTAAATAAAAGAGGCATCCTGAGCAAAATGGTCAGGAAGAGAGCCAGACTTTGTCAAACGCAAAATCAATCCTTCGACAAGGACATTTGTTCCAAGGActacaaacacaaatacaagTAAACCATCAATTGTTGCTTACCTTTAGTGTTGATGGCCGATATCTTGATCATCTCCCGCTCGTCCACGTCCGCCTGCGATAGTTGGGGCGCCGTATGCGTGCCATTGTAGATGACACTATCCGTTCGCTTCTGTCCACCCTTGGACGCTCTGTTACTGTTGCTCTGTTGCTTCTGTTTGCCGTTGCCTCCCTGCTGTCTCATCTGATCGTGCTGCTCCACATCGATCACCTCCTGcacgtcatcatcgtcgtcgtcttccTCCTCCGCTTCATCCTCCTCCACCTCGTCCTCATCCGCATTGTCCTGCTGCAGCTCATCCGTCGTATCGACCGGCTCATCTCCGtcgtcgtcctcctcctcctgctcCTCCTCGTCATACTCCTGCTCCTGTTCGTCGTCCACGTCTTCCTGCTCATCATCCACCACGTACTGATCAACGTCCAGCTCCTCGTACTCTTCGTCACCCTGCATATCTTCTGGATCTTCGTGCGTTTCGTACTCCTCCTCATCTTCCGCCTCCTCATCCTCTACCACATCGTCACCCTGCACGGACGATGTAGTGTCGCAGGCGGACGCATCAACCGTCCTGCCGGCTCCCTTCCTCCGCTTGGACCAACCGGATGAAGAGTTTACTTCCGATTCGGACCTTTCACTTTCCTCGTCATCGTTCAGCTGCAGCCCATCGTTGGCCTGCTGACAGATATCGTTCACACCTTCGTCAtcgtcctcttcctcctcctcaccGCTCGTTGCATCCGAATCGATGATCAGGTGGGTCTCTCGTAGCTGCCGGTACGTGGCACTGTTACCGCCACCGGATGATTGCGCACCGGCACCAACACCCGCCGTTAGCTGTCTTTGACGTTGCAATTTGTCCTGTTGCATCTTATCGGCCACTACCTGCTCGATGAGTGCGGCCGGATCGATGGACTCGGACAGACCCTTCATTTTGCCATAACCGGACAGTAGGGatgacattttgtttttcacgctcGCTATGTTCGTGATGGTGTAAATCGTACCGACTGGCCGTGATGAGGTGCGTGTTGGCATCTTCCGATTGCTGCTGTTTCTGGTACTgcagctactgctgctgctgggttgCTGTAACAGCTCGAGCTCTCGATAGTCTTCCAATTGACGTTTGTCGTGTCCACGCCTGGTACTCGGATTGATCGGGACGGCCACTACCCCTCCCCCACCGCctacaccagcaccagcacggGTGCGATTGTTGCGTCGCATGGCTGCTTTTGGAAGTTTTGCACTCTACAAACAGTGCTGACACGATTGGCAAAAAAACGGATGCTTAGCAACTGCGCGCTTCTGAAAACGCGCTCTCGTTCcctttcgcacacacacaatcacacaatcTGATGCTGCCCGCTGCTGTGTACACGCACCTTCTATGTTTccgttgtgttgttgtttttttatgctatgcacacacacaaacaaacacgcttTTGCTCACCCCTTTTGCTTCTTGAGGAAGCACTAAGCGCGAAGAAAATGGATTACAAAAAGCGCATACACCGGGAAAAAGAGGCGCTAAATCCACCGCGACGGTGTACACCACCACTCGACGACGCGTCACGGATGGTGAGCCGTATTCGTACGTATGATTAGCTCAATTCTCCAGCACTGAAAGAGCATcattttctataaaaaaaaaaaaactttggtcCACACAACAGACCCACCATTCGCACAGCACAAACCGGACACACACGATGCACTTTCTCACTCGTCTCACGCGCAATACACGTACTtatcgtgtgtatgtgtatatattTCTCCAACCTTCACATAGCTGGAAGTAGAAGTACGCGTCAAAAAAAGGATATGTTGACTTCTGGCACAGAagggaaaaacacatttaaaaattaacacaaaacTTGAGGAACAACTTTTACTCTAGGCTACGCCGAATGTAAATCAATACAATCGATTGATTTGAACATGTGCGACAGGGCAGCAAACACATCTTTTGAAGCACACTACACTATGCTCATGGCTCAGCTGTTTGTCACACTCGCGCAACACTGTTGGCATCTTGTTCGCACTATGTGCACCCGATGCGCTGTTAAACGTTTGAGAAAACCCCGAATGGCTGCGCTGCTGTCTACGGGTGCAaagccatacacacacacctacaggCAACCAAATTGTGAGTTTtatactctctctctctctctctctctctctctctctctctctcgtactCGCAGAACGTACGGGTTTCTTCGATCGTAAACATAAcccacaacacaaacaaacggatGCTGCTTTTGTGTATATGTGTCTCACGTACAGGAAtcaaaacacattcacacacacactcactcatctACGCATATGTCATATCGCGGCTATTAAACGCCCGTTAACATAAGCGaagttgtgtttgtgctttttggcTGTGGAAGCACCTTCCTCTTGGTACAATTGCATCTTTATATCGCGGAAAATAGATGGGAACGGTGGTGATGAAATTATGTTTTCATGAACAATCACTTCCGAGCGACATTTTACACCACcattccgcacacacacacacacatgcactggTAGTACAGGGATCTTCTATATCTGGTTGCGGCCTTCATTGATTGCGCTTTCGTAGtgatgttttcttcctttgccCGCAATTCAAAATGGTATGCCGTCGTAGCAAGAAGCGAGCGGGTCACCGATAAGTGTGTGTAATTGTGCACGATCAAATGTCACCTCTCACATAGTACCGAATTCCTTCCCGACACCCTTCCATAAAGGtgcaaaatattaaatacGCGCTGCTTTCCGCTGGCGTACTGGCGCCGCTGTAATCATTGTCCTTGATGGTATGGGTGAGCGAAAGCGTAAATTTCCATCAtgctctctcgctcgcacTTTTACGCTTCGTGTGTGCGCGCTCCCGTTTTGATTTGATGGGCTTTTCTTGGGTGAGAATTTTAACCTGCCAACACTTTACAAAATATTCCTTTAAACGTTTGCTTCGTGCCACACTCGCGATAAGAGCGATTCGTTGCGATTTTCTACaccttttgcttcacaattttcctttttcttttgccgtaGATTACAAATACCATTTATACACACCGAGGCTACCGCTACACACTGTTCACACACGGCTTCCCATGACACGTATTATTGCATTTGGGGCGACACTCACACACCGCCGCGGGACAGTATGGCCAACCgaaagggagaaaagaaaacggaccCTTCTCTCCCAGCGAATAGATCTTGGATTTCGAccaacaaaactttttttgtgcCCCCTTGTTTCTCAAGATGCACCGATTTTATCGTTGCGTGCGAGGATGCTTTAGGCGAGAGAGTCAGACGATATATCGATCTCGTGTACGTCTCtgcacagtcacacacacgGTGGTTTGATAGAAAGATCACTTTGCTTTCACGATCTACTGAACATGCGGATACACGAGAGGGGTTGGCTCCAATGAGCATGCAATCCCGCAgtgagaggggggggggggagacaataaaagaaaatatgtaaaaattataaaaatagcCCCACCAGCGGAAGTAACCCCCTTTATGacaagttttctttttatctcgTGACAATGTGGAAATTGAAGATAGTTCACGGTACGATTTGTTCAATGCTCTATAGCTATCTCTTTTCAGCTCTGCTTCTGCTGGCTGGTAAAGGCAGTGGCACCGACCGACAGGACAGCTTCTTCAACTCGTAAATAACCCATCTTTCTGGACAAGGCACATCACAATTGAATTTCTGTCCTTACACCAAATACCACGCCACGAAAAGGATTTTctacacacataaacaaacgCATTGGAAAGTGAACGATAAACCGAGGGGCTTGCTTGAATCGTTGCTaagtcacacatacacaccgagagagagggaaagataTTTCTTCGAGGTACACACAATAAAAACAGGAAATCTAACCACCTTTGAATGGTACCGTTGAATGTACGAATTACGCGAAACACTACTATTATATccacaaaaatgtttgatgtGAATTAATGTGCCAATGGGGACTTTTGATTTACACAGTGCTATATGTACGTCCGTCCGCGGTCACGCACTCACGCATTTacaactgctgctgccgctgttgctgctgaataGAAAATCTGCTGCTCTTGACTTTTCCCTTCGCACAATGGGCAACGACGTTTGCATccaaatttttaatgaaaaataaaatacaattttacgTGGAAGAGCAATTCTGTATTTGTTGCATTTGTAATAATACTTGAATATTGATACAAATTTTGATATAAGTGGAAAGGCGTATttcaataaaagtaaaatacttCAAAGCTCTTTTTCACAGCGCTCGTTAGCATACTCCATTGGCACACTAACGAGCGTTTCTTTGCTCGAGCTTTTCTGCTGTACTCCCCGTGTTGACAGTTCACAGCCCATTTCAACACAGAGCCCTTTGCCCACAAAACCCTTTTGCCGGACAGATTCAAATTGAATTACAATTCAAGTCacaaaataaactaaataataaataataaataaacccAGCAACATCGAGCTCATATTTGTTGGTAAgcaaaaggttaaaaaaaaaatgctacgaaAATTAGCTTCCCATTTATTGGTCGTGATGTGCGGTTTGCTGCCAATATGGTTTCCAGATTTATTCAGCATATTTCTACGTAAACCCCCggttaaaaaagaaatatgtgATAAAGCCCTAGAACAGGAAACGGAACCGAAGCCAATTCAAAAGGAGCCAAAAGCTATTGAGAAGATTGTCGTTTTCAGTGCGAAACCAATACGACCAGTGTCTAAGTATGTACTgttcattgtttgttttttcgtctAGAAACACATTTAGCTATTACCCTGAGTATGGGGCTTTTTGTTCTATCCTATGCATAACCAGAAATATAGACATACCGAAGGTAGGATACGACAACTATCATCCGATAGAAATTAGCCCATTGTTTCTGCATGAAATCGTCAAAAAAGGTAATGTACGACTACAAAGTTTTGTTCAAATGCGCATTTTCACGAGTTGTGTACGCATGTTTCTTATCATTCTTCTAGCTATGAGGACCAAAAATAAGTCACGAAGGCGTGCGTACGAAACACTGCAGTGGATGGAGTGTCAGACAGGTTTGGAATCGTTTGGCGAACAATACAAACCGGATCGTTCGGATAGTCCCGAACTGATGTTCCAAATGGAGGATACTGAGTAATGAATTGATAAGGCTTAATCAGATGtaatttataataataattattccTTATAAACTATGGTGCTACTATGTGATGTTTGAATATGCAAAGGCGCAGGGGTGGTTGGTGTACGACAGCGGCTCCAGtattcaaacggtaggactggggttcaaatctcatctggaccgtcccaccgtagtgaggactgactatccaactacgtggtattggtaagtttagtaagccattagatggctggcatgaccttaaaagatagttaagccaagaaagagATGAAAGTGGATGAAATTTACTCTATTGATTTATACATAGAACGGAATTACTGCCAGACCGGCCGTAATCACGACAAAAATATTATGCATTGTGTTCCTCTTCTGATCTCAACAAGCGGCTATTTTGAAACATACTTGTCAAATCGCTTTGCCAACCACAAAGCTGTCAAACGATCCGTCACAACAAAAGCgtaatcaaaacaacaaacacgtgCGTGTGGGATTGCTCCGTTTTATATTATCCGTATGTAGAAATTCCATAAAAAGGACGTATAAAATGGTTACAGACAAATCAGACGGAGCCTGCCAACTGCACAATGTGCAGTTCTACAATCTGTTGCCACGTGCAATCGTTTGTTCAGCGTTTGAACCGGTGCAGAAGAAGTTAGCACTAGCGAGGTAAGTCCGCCCGACACATGCTTACCATTCAACGGTCATGAATGTTTATTGCATTTGTAGGGATGATGGTACGATCGAAATCTGGAACATGGCAAATGCTCCGTTCctagaaaaaaacattcccggCGGCGAGGGTATATCGATCGAGGGACTCGCGTGGGCCGGTAGCCGACTGTTTTCCGTCAGCCTTGCCGGTACACTGATCGAGTGGGATCTGGGCAAAATACCGTGCGTGAAGCAATCCATCCTGGTGACGGGCAATGCAGCGTGGTGCGTAGACGTTAGTAAAGATGAACGTTTGCTGGCCGTCGGTACCGAGGGTGGTTACATCAATGTGTACCGGTTGGACAACGAGGAGGTGGCTTACGAGCGCATTTTGGACAAACAGGAAGGGCGTatcgtttgctgctgtttcgaCTGGACGGGTGACTTTCTGGTGACGGGTTCGGCCGatgctgtgcgtgtgtgggacGTACGCAATGGGCATGCCGTGCACAAGATGACTACCGGCCGTTCGAACCGCAATCAGGAAACGACCGTATGGGCGGTACTGGTGATGCAAGATTTCACTATCGTATCGGCCGATTCTCGTGGCAAGCTGGTAATATACGATGGGCAGATGGGTACGGTGCTAGAACAGCACGTTGTATCGTCGGCCGATCTACTCTGTTTGGCACAGGACGTGGAAAGGAACGTCATATACGTTGGCGGCGTAGAACCAACGATACGTGTGTTTGAACGTATGACAACGAGACACCACTCGGGAGACAAGCGGTTCGTACGCTCGTATACCCGGCGCGGTCACACACACGACATTAAAACGATGACCGCGCATGGGCGGTACTTATTTTCGGGTGGACTTGATGGATCGCTCATTATTA encodes the following:
- the LOC126565947 gene encoding uncharacterized protein LOC126565947, whose translation is MCGLLPIWFPDLFSIFLRKPPVKKEICDKALEQETEPKPIQKEPKAIEKIVVFSAKPIRPVSKNIDIPKVGYDNYHPIEISPLFLHEIVKKAMRTKNKSRRRAYETLQWMECQTGLESFGEQYKPDRSDSPELMFQMEDTE